One window from the genome of Mycolicibacterium gadium encodes:
- a CDS encoding TetR/AcrR family transcriptional regulator, giving the protein MNDPLRDASVAAEDSSTRHRILVATAEVLARSGQTKLSLSEVALQAGVSRPTLYRWFASKQELLDAFGIFEREMFDNGISKATAGLRGTEKLDAALRFIVEYQHSYSGVRLVDIEPEVVIGQLGRILPIMRTRLEKLLSGPNGAVKAATAIRVAISHYIVRSDDDDQFLAQLRHAAGIKQPA; this is encoded by the coding sequence GTGAACGATCCACTGCGCGATGCATCCGTAGCAGCCGAGGACTCCTCGACCCGACACCGAATCCTCGTCGCGACCGCTGAAGTACTCGCCCGCAGTGGACAAACCAAGCTCAGCCTCTCCGAAGTCGCCCTCCAGGCCGGCGTCTCCCGGCCGACTCTGTATCGCTGGTTCGCCTCCAAGCAGGAACTGCTCGATGCGTTCGGCATTTTCGAACGCGAGATGTTCGACAACGGGATCAGCAAGGCGACGGCGGGCCTGCGAGGCACCGAGAAACTCGATGCGGCGCTGCGATTCATCGTCGAGTACCAGCACTCCTACTCGGGTGTGCGCCTGGTCGACATCGAACCCGAAGTCGTGATCGGACAGCTGGGCCGGATTCTTCCGATCATGCGTACGCGCCTTGAGAAGCTGCTGAGCGGCCCGAACGGAGCGGTCAAGGCGGCCACCGCAATTCGTGTCGCGATCTCGCATTACATCGTGCGCAGCGACGACGACGACCAGTTTTTGGCGCAGCTTCGGCACGCGGCGGGGATCAAGCAGCCCGCCTGA
- a CDS encoding aldehyde dehydrogenase family protein, translating into MTSVQDETGVLAGDERMLIDGELQHTSSGATFDVIHPASEEVAGQATDGTVADMERAVGAARRAFDQTDWSRDLDFRYHCLTQLHEAFERNKEHLRRVLITEVGCPVKVTGSQIESPIEEVKHWAEHGKNFEYLADNGVHETPMGPARRKIHYEPVGVVGAITPWNVPFYLNVAETIPALMAGNTVVLKPAQLTPWSGSEYGRIVAEETDIPAGVFNVVVSNANEVGAALSADPRVDMITFTGSTATGRAILAAGAPTVKKTLLELGGKSAHIVLDDADFNMALPMAALMACVMSGQSCILPSRILLPRSRYDEGIEIMKNMMENFPVGDPWDPNNMQGPQISEGQRQKVLGLIKSGIDSGARLVTGGGIPENLPTGYYVQPTLLADVDPDSQVAQEEIFGPVLSVIPYEGDAEAIAIANNSIYGLSGEVSGGDLDRALEVAKRMRTGNVTINGKSHFGINSPFGGTKQSGLGYRNGEEGYKEYLEAKTIGMPE; encoded by the coding sequence ATGACCAGCGTGCAGGACGAAACGGGAGTACTGGCCGGCGACGAGCGGATGCTCATCGACGGCGAACTGCAACACACCAGCAGCGGCGCGACATTCGACGTCATCCATCCGGCCAGCGAAGAGGTCGCCGGCCAGGCAACCGACGGGACCGTCGCCGACATGGAACGCGCGGTCGGGGCGGCGCGGCGGGCCTTCGACCAGACCGACTGGTCGCGCGATCTGGACTTCCGCTATCACTGCCTCACCCAGCTGCACGAGGCATTCGAGCGAAACAAGGAACATCTGCGGCGGGTTCTGATCACCGAGGTCGGCTGTCCGGTGAAGGTGACCGGATCTCAGATCGAGAGTCCGATCGAGGAGGTCAAGCACTGGGCCGAGCACGGCAAGAACTTCGAGTACCTGGCCGACAACGGCGTGCACGAAACCCCGATGGGTCCTGCGCGACGCAAGATCCATTACGAACCCGTCGGAGTGGTCGGAGCGATCACCCCGTGGAACGTTCCGTTCTACCTCAACGTCGCCGAAACCATCCCCGCCCTGATGGCAGGCAACACGGTCGTCCTCAAACCCGCTCAGCTGACACCGTGGTCGGGTAGCGAGTACGGCCGCATCGTGGCCGAGGAGACCGACATCCCCGCGGGTGTGTTCAACGTCGTCGTCTCCAACGCCAACGAGGTGGGCGCCGCGCTCTCCGCCGATCCAAGGGTGGACATGATCACGTTCACCGGCTCCACCGCGACGGGGCGGGCCATCCTGGCCGCGGGTGCGCCGACGGTCAAGAAGACGCTGCTGGAACTCGGCGGCAAGTCTGCCCATATCGTGCTCGACGACGCCGACTTCAACATGGCGCTGCCGATGGCGGCGCTGATGGCGTGCGTGATGTCCGGGCAGAGCTGCATCCTGCCCAGTCGGATCCTGTTGCCGCGCAGTCGCTATGACGAAGGCATCGAGATCATGAAGAACATGATGGAGAATTTTCCGGTCGGCGACCCGTGGGATCCGAACAACATGCAGGGCCCGCAGATCAGCGAGGGGCAGCGCCAGAAGGTACTCGGGTTGATCAAGTCCGGTATCGACTCGGGCGCCCGGCTGGTCACCGGCGGCGGCATCCCAGAGAATCTGCCGACCGGCTATTACGTCCAGCCGACACTGCTGGCCGACGTCGACCCGGATTCCCAAGTGGCGCAGGAGGAGATCTTCGGGCCGGTGTTGTCGGTCATTCCCTATGAGGGTGACGCGGAGGCCATCGCGATCGCCAACAACTCGATCTACGGACTCTCCGGTGAGGTCAGCGGCGGCGATCTGGACCGCGCACTCGAGGTGGCCAAGCGGATGCGGACCGGCAACGTCACCATCAACGGCAAGAGCCACTTCGGCATCAACAGTCCGTTCGGCGGGACCAAACAAAGCGGTCTTGGCTACCGCAACGGCGAAGAGGGATACAAGGAGTATCTGGAGGCCAAGACGATCGGTATGCCCGAATGA
- a CDS encoding nuclear transport factor 2 family protein: MSVEGDTAEIARLLYRYARAVDTKDWELYRSVFTDDAHIDYSSAGAIVGSRDDVVDWFAANFGVIAWSMHYITNIESDIDGDTATVRAMFYNPMQLPGMAEMSSCGGYYHHELVRTSDGWRSRQLREENVWFANAPGAPGS; encoded by the coding sequence ATGAGCGTTGAGGGCGACACGGCCGAAATCGCCCGGCTGCTCTACCGTTACGCCCGCGCCGTCGACACCAAGGACTGGGAGCTGTATCGGTCCGTCTTCACCGACGACGCGCATATCGACTACTCGTCGGCGGGTGCGATCGTGGGCAGCCGCGATGACGTGGTGGACTGGTTCGCGGCGAACTTCGGCGTGATCGCGTGGAGCATGCACTACATCACGAACATCGAAAGTGACATCGACGGCGATACCGCGACAGTGCGGGCGATGTTCTACAACCCCATGCAGCTACCCGGCATGGCGGAGATGAGTTCGTGCGGCGGCTATTACCATCACGAGCTGGTGCGGACGTCCGACGGCTGGCGCAGTCGTCAGCTCCGCGAGGAGAACGTCTGGTTCGCCAATGCTCCAGGCGCACCCGGTTCGTGA
- the rlmN gene encoding 23S rRNA (adenine(2503)-C(2))-methyltransferase RlmN, which yields MAISLPLVFDPPRRAMPPRHLADLDDDGRAAAVADLGLPAFRGKQLANHYYGRLTADPHQMTDLPAALREQIADALFPKLLDAVREIECDAGETRKMLWRAVDGSTFESVLMRYPQRNTVCISSQAGCGMACPFCATGQGGLQRNLSTAEILEQVRAAAVELRDRDGEGIAPAARGGRLSNIVFMGMGEPLANYNRVLAAVRRITAAPPNGFGISARSVTVSTVGLAPAIRKLADEHLGVTLALSLHAPDDELRDTLVPVNNRWKVAEVLDAARYYANTTGRRVSIEYALIRDVNDQPWRADLLGKLLHGALGPLAHVNLIPLNPTPGSEWDASPKPAEREFVKRVRARGVSCTVRDTRGREIAAACGQLAAEG from the coding sequence ATGGCCATTTCCCTACCTCTCGTTTTCGACCCCCCGCGACGCGCGATGCCGCCGCGTCACCTCGCCGACCTCGACGACGACGGCCGCGCGGCCGCCGTCGCCGACCTGGGGCTGCCCGCATTCCGGGGTAAACAGCTGGCCAATCACTACTACGGACGGCTCACCGCCGACCCGCACCAGATGACCGATCTGCCCGCGGCGCTTCGTGAACAGATCGCGGACGCGCTGTTCCCGAAGCTGCTCGATGCCGTGCGCGAGATCGAATGCGACGCGGGTGAGACCCGCAAGATGCTGTGGCGTGCGGTCGACGGCTCGACCTTCGAGTCGGTGTTGATGCGCTATCCGCAGCGCAACACGGTCTGCATCTCGTCGCAGGCCGGGTGCGGCATGGCGTGCCCGTTCTGCGCGACGGGCCAAGGCGGGTTGCAGCGCAACCTGTCGACCGCGGAGATCCTGGAGCAGGTGCGGGCGGCGGCGGTCGAACTACGTGACCGCGACGGCGAGGGGATTGCGCCTGCTGCGCGCGGGGGCCGCCTGTCCAACATCGTGTTCATGGGGATGGGCGAGCCGCTGGCCAACTACAACCGCGTCCTCGCCGCCGTACGTCGCATCACCGCGGCGCCGCCCAATGGTTTCGGCATCTCGGCTCGCTCGGTCACGGTGTCGACGGTCGGGCTCGCGCCGGCGATCCGCAAACTGGCCGACGAGCACCTCGGCGTGACGCTGGCGCTGTCGCTGCACGCGCCCGACGACGAGCTGCGCGACACGCTGGTACCGGTGAACAATCGCTGGAAGGTCGCCGAAGTGCTCGATGCGGCAAGGTATTACGCGAACACGACGGGTCGGCGGGTGTCGATCGAGTACGCGCTCATCCGCGACGTCAACGACCAGCCATGGCGGGCGGATCTCTTGGGCAAGCTGCTGCACGGTGCGCTGGGACCGTTGGCGCACGTCAACCTCATTCCGCTGAATCCGACGCCGGGCAGCGAGTGGGACGCAAGCCCCAAACCTGCCGAACGCGAGTTCGTCAAGCGCGTGCGGGCGCGCGGAGTGTCATGCACCGTGCGCGACACCCGCGGCCGCGAAATCGCCGCCGCCTGCGGTCAATTGGCCGCCGAAGGCTGA